TGAGTAAGACGACAACTCTTGGGATTAGTTATACGAGTAAGGATATTGGCGTGGAGGCCGTGaagtgtcaatgtcaagttACGATTTAGGTCTTAAGATGGCAGACCTTCCAACATAAACTTAAAGGGTCCCTATAAAGACTCGCAAAAAAAGAGCCATAATAGGTCAATGCGTTTACCGTCTTAAAAAAATGGGCAATCCCAGTTATTAACTTAGAGAAACAAATGACAACTGTCGACTCATAAAAACGGTTACCTTGAGGAAATAAAAAGATCGTTAATGTAGATTATCTCGTTTGTCACGGTtgcgataaaaaataaaacgtttatCTCCGAGCAAGGTCGTTCATGCCAACTACCTTTTTTTTTAACCTTATTGAAATTTCAGAGATCGCCAATTAACTTTGTATTAATATACCTGTTATCATTTCTCACAACACCATAGTACTTACGTAAGTCGTAGCCGATGAAGCAAAGGCCGGCCATTATGCCTTTCTTTCACACTTACCAGGATGCTAATTTATAGACAGCAGTATAAAAATACGAACTCAGTCATCAACTAATCACTTTAGCTGATGAAGACCTGATTGGAACTGCAGATATCACACGTATATGGTTTTTCATTTTAGCTTATTATACGTGGAATGTCTGTACGTGTACAGTCTCTTGTGTATGTTTAGATAACTAACCTGCAGATAATACGGCCACATCATAGTCAACACCGTCGCGATACTGAAGTATGACACGAAGATCACCACCAGCGACATGACAATCGACAGTGGAATATCCCTCTTCGGATTCTTCGCTTCTTCTCCAGTCGTAGCCACGCAGTCGAAGCCGACGAAGCCGAAGAAGCACTTAGCAGCGCCTGCCATGACGCCGGCTATGCCCCAGGGCATGAAGCCGCCTGCGCCGGCCTTGTCGCGGTATTCTTCGGGGATGTCTTCCAATTTGATTCGCCAGTTGGCTGGGTCACCTGGAGAAAAGGGGATATTTAAGTGTGTATTCGTAATTTGCGCTTGACAAATGCGAATTGCGATGTTTTCTACTACTAATGAGTCCAATCTTAAAATGCAAACCAATCGACACACATTGAGTCAGGGTGAAAACATTGGTGGAACTTGATAATTACCTACTTTAGAAAGATTACAATTAGGTTGACAACGGAATGTCTTCCAATGATTAGTTAatttagttaggtacctatatgtacacGGGATTTGGTATTCTAACActttatatatgtacctattttcatTTGTATGATATTTATTACTTTTCTTAACTTACTTTTGACAGCTCCAGCGATGATCACAATGACAACAGTCAACATGTTGAGTGCCGTGAACACGTTGTTTAATTTTGTGGACTCTTTCACTCCCACTGCCAGCAGCACTGTAACGTAACGTAACAAAATaccataatttaaattaaattaattataggaCCCAGAATGACAGCCGTTGCATGTGTATGACTACCATAAAACATATCTGGAGCAGAATATGTATTTAAACTACGCAACAGACTACAAGAGGTAGGCCACAGCGAAGTGTTATATCTTGATATACTAAACAGTTATAGAGAATTTCCTTCCACTCCGACATGTCTACGTATTCTTAAGATGTTCAAAAAAGGTGTACTAAGTCCCTGAAGAGCAGCAGCATGCGGTTTGGATGGCACTCCTGGGCTCTAAACTTTATAGGCCCTATAATCGCGTACCATCAGGTCTTTGACGTGGTATAGTATATCCACTTACAAGTGATCAGAAGAACCAGCGTAAACGCGAAGAAGTCCGGATACTCCCCCATGAACCCGATGCGCATGGGCGCCCACTCAGTCATCGCTCGCGCCATGCTGTTGTTCGTCAGGCTGTCTATGTAGTTCGCCATGCCCTGAAATAAATCCAAATTAGTATAAtattacttaaaacttaaaaaaaaaaaacaacgggttgcattccgggagtgccggcagaagtgaaaactcaatgacattgtaacagtttttcgatcaggtcacgtgtccgtcttacgaagcgtcgtacgtcttacgctgtcgcgagtttatacaacatttttccccatcacaaaaagtgcacagcgccgctaaagaagctttaactttaaaaaaaaagacaatGGTTGAAGAGTTTGAAGATGAATTGTAGGAAAGCGTGCCTTCTAACTACACTCGTGTATCGACCAAATTATGGATAAAGTTGTCAAAAGCCGAACCTTTAGGATACATTACTAACAGGAAAGCTCTAAGAAGAGGTGGGGTTTACAAGTGATAAGTTAGAGTCGCTCACCTTAGCCACACTAGCTGTTCCTATCACGTACTCCAAGATGAGGTTCCATCCTATAGTGAAGCCAACGAACTCGCCGACGCTGACGTAGCTGTACACGTATGCAGAGCCCGCTTTGGGGACTCGGGACGCGAACTCAGCGTAGCAGAGACCTGGAAAATAGACACGTTATGTACGAATCGTATCAAACGGCTAGAGTCGGGGTACATCTAGCTAGAAACAAAAGAATATGAACATTCTCTACCTATAGCAGTTTAAGATAAGGTAAGGAGTTCCTTAATCGATAAATGAGGTTATCGGTATAAGAACTTCTTACCTGTCATTTAATTTTGGCCCCtctaatataatattaacaacaataacaatatttaataatatcgGGGGATGTGTCTTACAAGGCTATTTTGCAACATTTTATTTGAATCATCTCAATTTACTGTAAATTATATTTCAAGACGTAATACATTAATGTAAGCCTGTTAAGCCTACACGCTTTCTGTTAATGAGATAGCGGTTTGTTTTGTATGATATCACGTTTAAGATTTATATAACTACCTCACTACCTGCACTGCCGGATTAAGCGTTTTATGGAGGCGAGGAAAGATTCAGTTTCTTGAAGCAAACCAAAAAAGAAAGCTTGAAAAATTTACCGCCGTAGTTAATTTAAAACGATGGCAATAAGGCTGCCGGCGTTATTAAGTTGGGGAGGAAAGGAAATAAACTTACCAAGAAGCTGACGCTATAGCATCGACCAAGAATTTAGAAGATAGTTCAGCGGGCCAGCGGGTGGAGTGGCGACCACCTTTTAAATTTTCACGGTGCATTTTGGAATTTTAGAAACTCCACCTTCAGTCTTTGCACGCCCTCGATTTAGCAATGAATGTGAGGGACGtgagagcgttttcacattgtccgatccgatatcggatgtaggatcctacatccgcgtagtaaggccgcgggggcgcgcccgggcgccgactttagcggtcacgcacactatAACAAGCAttaagcctacacatacgctaacaaacaaatattatcggtccgacagctgttggggggctccgacatggctgagtttatcggaagcgcctttccgatatcggatgtcggaaggcgtcTATGACAAAAAAGCTGCATgagagtgccattggcattaagtccgccttttttgcgttatttatcgttttttatattttataatgcataaataaatacaaagaaATACAAATATCTTATCAAATATCATTTTGGGatacttccttccgacatccgatatcggatcggacaatgtgaaaacgctctgaCGGTCAAGACTATCCACACCGCTGCATACTAAGCATACTTAATTTGACAATCTAATCACAAGTAGAAGAAGAGGCTTACCGGCAAAAGCTGAAGCTATAGCAGCGACCAAAAAGCTTAACGTCACAGCGGGCCCAGCGACCGTCTTCGCCACTGCCCCAGCTAGCACGTAAACACCAAGACCTAATGTACTGCCTACACCTAGGGCAGTTAGGTCTAGGAGGCCTAAACACCGGGCGAGTTGCGTCGAGTTGTCACCATCTTCGAGACGCTTGCACCGCCGGAGGACGTGCAGGATGCGCGCGCAGCCCATCTGGGGAAAGAAGAAAAGTCTATTAAATCGTGGTGAACTGTTGACCTTTCTAATTaatattcaaaaaaaaaacgtagCTTTAAGTGAGATGTAACTTGAGGCTGTAAGGCAGCCAACAGGCTATGGAAGTATGGAAGACCATTAGAATCGTGAAGTTTACCCAAGAAAACGGTAAGAAATATAATGAATTTtgcaatattaaataaataaataaaaataaataaataaatattaggggacatcttacacagatcaaacctagccccaaactaagcaaataatatagtaatattATAGTGCGATAGGGCTGTTATGCGTGTTGAGGCAGAGTTTGTGATActctgtaggtatatattactAGGTACCTGAGTATGTATTTTAAACGATAAACAACGCGTTAATATTATTTGGAGCCtgttatacctacctatcacACTGCTGGACAAATACCACTCCTCAAATTCTCCACTGGTTTCGGTGCAGTGCTATTTCTGGTCACTCTTCCAAGAAAGATTCGAGTTCAtattattaaataggtacatttaaaataaatagaacaCATAGTGTGTATATACAATTTAACATGTATTACATGTACGTAATACATGTTAAATTGTTCCTACAAGTGTTTCAAGAAGCATGTTTCCAAGAGTGTTTTAAGCCTGTGTCCATCGGTCGGCGCGTCTTCAATTCGCATGTAAACTTGAAGATAGCGAAATGATTAACTCATATCAAGAACGTACTTCACGTCAATGTTAGAAAATCACGGTTGTTTTAATGGCATGGTTATGTAAACTCGATAAATAAATGAGTTTCATTCGTTTTTGGAAATATGTAGCTTTAATACAGAGGGTATATGGGTATTGGGTACTAACAAGATGGCGATTTAGATACACTCAGCATCAGTAGGACACCAATAGGAGAATGCACCAAAAGGTATCAGCCACCCCTATTGTGGAATTTAAAAGTCACAAGTGTCTCTTAAATCCTCATCGTTTTTCCTATGAGCTATTTTACATCTCAAACCTTTAACTATAGCTCCAATGATAAgataaaaagaaaataagtaTAAACGAAAATTGTCTATGTAGGTACACAGTCAGTATACTAACGctatacatatgtaaatattaACTAAGTTATACTATTTACATAGATAAATCCTAAATCTGATGATGATGCCCTGATGACTCAAAGTCATGGCTCCCTCGCGTGACAGGCGTGAATGGCgtgatacatatatttttatttcgcaAATAAGCTTGTGTCATGTcacattattatgtttttaaatgGGCCGATTTTTTTGTCAGATTTCGACAaaattaaggggccggtatatgacgttttcgatttagatctcactttgtaaccataatttgttcaataaatgtttaataattgcattaaattacacgtaaatttgttcacgaagaaaccgtgtaccgactcttcatgccattgtatttttaatttgctgttattctctacaaatcgacactaaaagtatcaaaaaatcaaaatatggagttccgtt
The genomic region above belongs to Cydia splendana chromosome 13, ilCydSple1.2, whole genome shotgun sequence and contains:
- the LOC134796356 gene encoding cationic amino acid transporter 3-like isoform X1, yielding MSSDDCFSEKSYLSMGCARILHVLRRCKRLEDGDNSTQLARCLGLLDLTALGVGSTLGLGVYVLAGAVAKTVAGPAVTLSFLVAAIASAFAGLCYAEFASRVPKAGSAYVYSYVSVGEFVGFTIGWNLILEYVIGTASVAKGMANYIDSLTNNSMARAMTEWAPMRIGFMGEYPDFFAFTLVLLITLLLAVGVKESTKLNNVFTALNMLTVVIVIIAGAVKSDPANWRIKLEDIPEEYRDKAGAGGFMPWGIAGVMAGAAKCFFGFVGFDCVATTGEEAKNPKRDIPLSIVMSLVVIFVSYFSIATVLTMMWPYYLQDADAPFPHVFTEAGLPVIKWIVTIGAIFALCTSLLGAMFPLPRVLYAMGSDGVLFRPLATIHGWTKTPLLATFLSGLLSAIMAALFNLNQLIDMMSIGTLLAYTIVATSVLILRYEQEPDLSITSMKPVPETPYSVAKQSFNLLGLKRPTNLSASIAKSSIIILFVLALITCSLLTYEHGGALDAALGALGAALLVLLIILYRQPRQGTAHLSFKVPLVPLVPYLSVCMNVYLMVQLDYQTWVRFIVWLVIGYAIYFFYGVRNSSLNETSVPTSNGKSEDKQVTTKF
- the LOC134796356 gene encoding cationic amino acid transporter 3-like isoform X2; this translates as MGCARILHVLRRCKRLEDGDNSTQLARCLGLLDLTALGVGSTLGLGVYVLAGAVAKTVAGPAVTLSFLVAAIASAFAGLCYAEFASRVPKAGSAYVYSYVSVGEFVGFTIGWNLILEYVIGTASVAKGMANYIDSLTNNSMARAMTEWAPMRIGFMGEYPDFFAFTLVLLITLLLAVGVKESTKLNNVFTALNMLTVVIVIIAGAVKSDPANWRIKLEDIPEEYRDKAGAGGFMPWGIAGVMAGAAKCFFGFVGFDCVATTGEEAKNPKRDIPLSIVMSLVVIFVSYFSIATVLTMMWPYYLQDADAPFPHVFTEAGLPVIKWIVTIGAIFALCTSLLGAMFPLPRVLYAMGSDGVLFRPLATIHGWTKTPLLATFLSGLLSAIMAALFNLNQLIDMMSIGTLLAYTIVATSVLILRYEQEPDLSITSMKPVPETPYSVAKQSFNLLGLKRPTNLSASIAKSSIIILFVLALITCSLLTYEHGGALDAALGALGAALLVLLIILYRQPRQGTAHLSFKVPLVPLVPYLSVCMNVYLMVQLDYQTWVRFIVWLVIGYAIYFFYGVRNSSLNETSVPTSNGKSEDKQVTTKF